From the Lysinibacillus fusiformis genome, the window TTGTCTGTTTCATCAAGTAGTTGCCCTAAAACTTTAATAGAGCCTTGTAAATCACTTGCCGCATTATTGAAAACATAGGTTGGTGCGATTTTTGCGTATTTTTCATATGTGCCATTTTCCACATAAAATGAATTGTGCAAAATAATTAAGTCTGGTTTCTCTGCCATAATTGCTTCGGCTGATGGGGGACCACTTGCAAAGCTAATTTCAGGTACACCCTGTAGCTGATCTTGTAAATAGAGCTGTGGTTTAACACCGTTGGACCATTGCATAGTAGGCTTGATACCAAGAGCTAATAACGAATCCTCCATGACAGGTGCAAAAATTTTAGTAGGCTTAGCTGGTAGTGTTACCTCATTACCTACCTCATCTTTTAGTGTTAACGGATAAACACTTTGCTCCTTTGTACTTTCGGAGGTTGCCTGCGTTTCTACCTGTTCCTCTTTATTGCTTGATTGGGTATTGCAGGCCGTTAGTATGCCAATAGTTAGCAAAAACATCGCTAATAAATAGGCAGATTTTATAATTGTATGACATTGATTACGACAATTTTGTTTCATTGTTCATCAAAGTCTCCTTCCATTGATAATCATTCTCAAATAGAATTATAAATCACCGTCAGATACGTTACCATGGACGGGGACAGGAAAAGGATTTGGATTTTTTCCGGTTAGCATAAGCAACATTTCATCTAGCATTCGGTTTATAGCAATAGCTGAGTATTCAAACCAAGGATTCGAAGGTAAAACATAGACATGTCCATTTTTTACGGCATGGAGCTCTTTCCATCGATCAAGGTATTGTAAAGTAAGCCAATAATTTCGAGTTGGCGAATCTGGACAAATGATAAATAGCAAACGGTCAGGGTTTAAATTGACTAGCTGATCAAGTGTAATAAGCTCGTTATATGTTTGTTGTTGCGCATTGACAGGACGAAGCTGCAAATCTGTAAACAGTACATCCTGAATCCCTTTATTACAATATAAAAATAATTGATCACCGCATAAACGAAGAACGGCAAAAGTATCGTTTCCAGTAACTTGATTAATTTCTAACCTTGCCTGTAATACCTTTTGTTCATATGTTTGAATGAAATGCTCACCCACGCTTTGCTTTTTGACAGCTACAGCTATTTCTCTCAGTTGTGTTCGCCAATCCTTTGCTTGTATATAGACATTTTTGATGCCGATTGTTTGAAGCCAATCAAGCATGGAGAGGGAGGGTTCCTCTTGAAAAATATGAATGTCTGGCTTAGCAGAGGCTAATTTTTTGAAGTTGTCCTCTGATTCTGCATCAAATATATTAACATGCACTGGAATTTTCTCTTGGTAATGATTGTAATAATAAGGACTCCATTTAGCATTCAGCGGAGCTGCTACTGGTATGATACCAAGCGCTAATAAGTTTCCAGTAGCGGATACCGAAAAAGTAGAAATTCGCTGGCGAGCCATTTTACTATAAGCAGAAGGTGAAATCCCAACTTCCTTTTTAAATTTTCGACTAAAATAAAATTCGTCACTGTAACCAACTTTTCTAGCAATCTCACGAAGTAATAAATCGGTTTCACGCAGTAATTGCTTGGCATGTCCAATGCGTAGCGCCGTTAAATAATCTGTGGCACTTTGACCGAATGCCTTTTTAAAGGCCTCTCCAAAGTAGCTGGAACTCAGACCAGAAATGAGTGCTAGATGCTCAATTGTGAGAGGTTGATGATGGTTTTTAGCAATATAATCTCGAATATCCTTTAATGATATTTGAGTAGTCATATCTGTCATACTTTCCGTTTTCATATCTTAATGTCACCCCTTATTATAAGTGTGAGAATTACTTTGCAGTAACCAATAGATTTGGTAATGCACCGAGTAACTTCTCTCTTGTAAAGGCATCACCATAATTCCACTTTGTTGCATCCACTAAATAAGCAT encodes:
- a CDS encoding ABC transporter substrate-binding protein — translated: MKQNCRNQCHTIIKSAYLLAMFLLTIGILTACNTQSSNKEEQVETQATSESTKEQSVYPLTLKDEVGNEVTLPAKPTKIFAPVMEDSLLALGIKPTMQWSNGVKPQLYLQDQLQGVPEISFASGPPSAEAIMAEKPDLIILHNSFYVENGTYEKYAKIAPTYVFNNAASDLQGSIKVLGQLLDETDKAEQALQGYQEKLDAAKTKLTSITEGKKVALIRFNAKGMFFMTDEYFSGYVLTHELGFEQSSYVKNGAFEVSLEILPELDADYIFLINDGNLGDEFLNELKNSQIWQSTSAFKNNQVFETSEDYWLNGGIHAQGKVIEDVLEFLAP
- a CDS encoding helix-turn-helix domain-containing protein — encoded protein: MKTESMTDMTTQISLKDIRDYIAKNHHQPLTIEHLALISGLSSSYFGEAFKKAFGQSATDYLTALRIGHAKQLLRETDLLLREIARKVGYSDEFYFSRKFKKEVGISPSAYSKMARQRISTFSVSATGNLLALGIIPVAAPLNAKWSPYYYNHYQEKIPVHVNIFDAESEDNFKKLASAKPDIHIFQEEPSLSMLDWLQTIGIKNVYIQAKDWRTQLREIAVAVKKQSVGEHFIQTYEQKVLQARLEINQVTGNDTFAVLRLCGDQLFLYCNKGIQDVLFTDLQLRPVNAQQQTYNELITLDQLVNLNPDRLLFIICPDSPTRNYWLTLQYLDRWKELHAVKNGHVYVLPSNPWFEYSAIAINRMLDEMLLMLTGKNPNPFPVPVHGNVSDGDL